TTCGCGCTGCCCGACGAGCTGTCGTACGACGAGGGCGCGGCGCTGCCGATGAACTACCTCACCGCCCTCTTCGCGCTCGAGGAGCGCGGGGGCCTGCGCAGTCGCGAGACGGTCCTCGTGCACGGCGCGGCGGGCGGTGTCGGGACCGCGACCCTCCAGGTGGCCAAGGGCCTCGGCGCGCGCACCATCGCCGTGGTCAGCACCGAGGAGAAGGCGGACTTCGCCCGGGCGGCCGGCGCCGACGAGACGATCGTCGGCCCCGACTTCAAGGACGCGGTCAAGGAGCTGACCGGCGGCAAGGGCGTCGACGTCGTGCTGGACGTGGTCGGCGGCGCCGCGTTCACCGACTCGCTGCGCTGCCTGGCCGAGCAGGGCCGCGTGCTCGTCGTCGGCTTCGCCGCCGGCCAGGGCATCCCCGAGGTCAAGGTCAACCGGCTGCTGCTGGGCAACACCGACGTCCGCGGCGTCGGCTGGGGTGCCTACGCGATGACCCGCCCCGGCTACATGCAGCGGCAGTGGCACCGCCTCGCGCCGATGATCGAGGCCGGCACGGTCCGGCCGCCGATCGGCGCGACGTACGAGCTCGCCGACTTCGGGCGGGCGCTCGTCGACATGGACGAGCGCCGCACCCTCGGCAAGTCGGTCGTGCGCGTGCGCTGAGCCCGGCCGGCCCGGGCGCCTGCCTACCGCTTGACCTTCACCACGTCCCTGCCGCTGCCGTAGCCGTCCTCGACGGCGACGAAGGACACCTTGCCCGCCCTGCGGGGCGTCACCCGCATGGTGCACCGGCCCCTGGCGTTCGTCGTGCACGAGTCCCCGCCGCCCGTCACCCTGGCACCCTTCACCGCGTCACCGGCGTCGGTCACCTTCACCCTGACCGATCCCGTCCGGCTCCGCCGGAGCCCGCCCGAGGCAGACAGCGAGAGGCCCGGCTCGACCGTCCGCAGCGAGACCCGCCGCGTGGTGACGTCGTTGACCAGCACGGTGCCCTGGTCCAACGAGGCGTCCACGGCGATCCGCCAGAGGTCCGCGCCCGAGCCGGGTCGGCCGAGGCTCTGCACCGCACCGAAGCCGAGGCCGCTGGGACCCGAGCGAGCGGCGTGGACCTCGTCGGACCCGTCCACCCACGCGAGCCAGAGGCGCCCGGTGCTTCCCGTGTCGAGCGCGACCTGGTCGACGTCGTCCGACCGGATCCTCCGGACGCCGCCACCGACCTGCCACACCGAGACAGCGTCGGCGGTGGGATAGCCGGTCTTGTAGGCGACGACGACGCCGCCACCGGGCCGGGCCACCGCCGCGACCGTCTGGTCGGGGTTGAGCGAGCTGCCGCCGGTCGTCGATCCCGGCGCCTTCAGCACCGGCCCGGGCGTGGGGTGGACCTGCTGGGCGAAGATCCCCTCGGACGCCTCGCTGGCACCGTCGACGTACGTCACCATCCACACGGTGTCGCCGCTGTTCACGAGCTGGGTGTGCCAGTAGTAGCCGCCCGCACCGGCGCTCGCGACGCCGTCCGGCGCCGCGGCCGAGGCGGTGGCCGGGTCGGTCGTGTCGATCGTGCCGACGCGGTAGTGGGTCTCTCTGTTGAGCGACGCCGCGGTCACCGCGGTGCCGTCGGACAGCGTCGTGGCGCCGGTGCCGTAGCCGGAGTAGGCGTAGTCGAAGCGGGTCAGCGCGCGCGGCTGCAGGCTCCAGGCGGACCCGGACGCGTCGCTCACCGTGTCGTAGGCGTGGCCCTGCGAGTAGAAGTTGGCGGTGTCGGTGTCCTGCAGGCCGCTGAACACCAGTCGCAGGCCCCCCGTCGGCGTCCGCAGCAGCTTGGGGTTGTGCACGAGCGTCGCCCAGGTACCCACCGGCTTGCTGCGGGCGAGGACCGACCCGGAGGCGGCGATCGCGGCGTGCTCGAGCTCGTCGGCCGACCCCACGTCCTGCTGGTAGACCGCGTGCAGCACCCCGTCCGCGGTGCGCGCGAGGGTGATCTCGGAGAGCGTGTCGACCGCGCCCGAGGAGACGGTCCGCCAGCCGCCCGTCACCCTCGCATCGGGCGTACGACGGTCGGCTGCCGCGTCGGCGGCCCCGAGGGCGGGTGACAGGGCGGCGGGTGACAGGGCGGCGGCTGCGAGCCCGCCGGAGGTGAGCAGCGCGAGCGCGCGGGTGCGTGTGGACATGGGTTCCTCCCCCGATGAGTGGTGGTCCTGAGTCCACCCTCGCCGCGCCGCTCGGGCTTGCCACGGGTGCAGGCTCCCGGTCTGGACGGGACACTGCCCCGGGTGCGTGGGTGAAGGGGCTGGGCGGACGGGGTTAGGGTCGGGCGCGTGACGATCCTCGACGCCGCCCGCGAGGGCATGAACCCCGACATCCGCCCCCAGGACGACCTCTTCGGCCACGTCAACGGCCACTGGCTGGACGAGACCGAGATTCCGTCCGACAAGTCGAGCTGGGGCGCGTTCATCGCGCTCGCGGACGCTGCCGAGGAGCACGTGCGCGACATCATCACCGAGCTCGCCGACCGTCCCGCCGACGGGCTCGACGAGGACGAGCGCAAGATCGGCGACCTGTTCGCCTCCTTCATGGACACCGAGACCATCGCCGCCAAGGGCCTGGACCCCGTCCGCGGCCTGCTCGACCGAGCGCACCGCATCAGCGACCTCACCGACCTCGCGGCCTTCTTCGGCATGTTCGAGCGCATCGGCGGCGGCGGCCTGTTCGGGTCCTACATCACCCCCGACCGCGTCGACGCCTCGCGCAACATCGTCTACCTCGCCCAGGGCGGGCTCGGGCTGCCCGACGAGTCCTACTACCGCGACGACAAGTTCGCCGACATCCGCGCCAAGTACGTCGACTACCTGACGACGCTGCTCACCCTCAGCGAGCACCCCGACCCGTCGACCGCGGCGGCCGCCGTCCTGGCCTACGAGACCCGGCTGGCCGAGGGCCACTGGGAGGCCGCCGAGACGCGCGACGTCCAGAAGACCACCAACCACAAGAGCCTCGACGAGCTCCGCGAGCTGTGCCCCGCCTTCGACTGGGTCACCTACGTCACCGGCCTCGGCGGCACCGAGGAGACGCTGCGGACCTCGATCGTGATGCAGCCCGACTTCTTCTCCCACCTGTCCACGGTGCTCGAGGAGACCCCGATCGAGACGTGGCGCGACATCGTCCACGTCCGCGTCGTGCGCAGCTCCGCGGCCTACCTCCCCGACGAGTTCGTGCAGGCCAACTTCGACTTCTACGGCCGCACCCTCAACGGCACCCCGGAGCTGCGCGCCCGCTGGAAGCGCGGCGTCGACTTCGTGGAGGGCGCCATCGGCGAGGCCGTCGGCCGCGTCTACGTCGAGCGCCACTTCCCGCCCCGCTCGAAGCAGATGATGGACGAGCTCGTCGCCAACCTCGTCACCGCCTACCGCCGCTCCATCGAGGCGCTGGACTGGATGGGCGAGGACACCAAGCAGAAGGCGTACGACAAGCTCGACCGCTTCTACCCCAAGATCGGCTACCCGACGGAGTTCCGCGACTACTCCGCCCTCGTGATCAGTGCCGACGACCTGCTCGGCAACGTGGCGTCCGCGTCGGCGTTCGAGACCGACCGGCAGCTCGAGAAGGTCGGCCAGCCCGTCGACCGCGACGAGTGGCTGATGCTGCCCCAGACGGTCAACGCCTACTACCACCCGGGCACCAACGAGATCTGCTTCCCCGCCGCGATCCTGCAGCCGCCGTTCTTCAGCCCCGACGCCGAGGAGGCCGAGAACTACGGCGGCATCGGCGCGGTCATCGGCCACGAGATCGGCCACGGTTTCGACGACCAGGGCGCGCAGTACGACGGCGACGGCAACCTGCACGACTGGTGGACCGCCGACGACAAGTCGGCCTTCGAGGCCAAGTCGCAGGCGCTGATCGCGCAGTACGACGCCTTCGAGCCGCGCAACCTGCCCGGCGAGCACGTCAACGGCAGCCTCACCGTCGGCGAGAACATCGGCGACCTCGGCGGCCTGACCATCGCCCACAAGGCGTTCATGATCAGCCGGGGCGGCGAGGCCTCGGTCGAGGACCGCCGCACGCTGTTCCTCAACTGGGCCCACGTGTGGCGCACCAAGCGCCGCAAGGAGCAGGAGCTGCAGTACCTCACCATCGACCCCCACAGCCCGGCCGAGTTCCGCGCCAACATCGTGCGCAACCTCGACGAGTACCACGAGGTGTTCGAGACCCAGCCCGGCGACGGGCTGTGGCTGGAGCCGGAGGGGCGCGTCCGGATCTGGTGACGGAGGGCGGCGCCACCGCCCGTCGCGGCGCCGATTTCCGCCAACCGGCGCCACAGGCGGTTGAATGGGCGCCGTGACGCTGCCGGGGCACGACCAGTCCAGCTATCGGCTCCGCCTGGAGTGGGGACCGACGGGCGCGGAGGCGGTCCCGGCCGACTATGCCGTCGTGGTCGACGTGCTGTCGTTCACCACCACGCTCAACGTCGCGGTCGAGCGGGGCATCGAGGTGTTCCCGTTCCGGTGGCGCGACTCCCGCGCCGCGGAGCACGCCGTACGACACGGCGCGACTCTCGCGGTCGGCCGGTTCGAGGCGCTGTCGCGCGGCGACGCGCGCCACGTCTCGCTCTCCCCGGCCAGCCTGTCGGAGGTCGAGGGCGTCCAGCGCCTGGTCCTGCCCTCGCCCAACGGCTCGAGCATCGCCTTCGCCCTCGCGGCCTCCGGTGCGCAGGTCGTGGGCGCGTGCCTGCGCAACGCCGGCGCGGTGGCCCGGTGGCTGGCGCCCAAGGTGTCCGACGGCGCCAGCGTGGTCGTCGTACCCGCGGGCGAGCGGTGGTACGACGACACGCTCCGGCCCGCGGTGGAGGACCTGTGGGGAGCGGGTGCGGTCCTCGCGGCGCTCGACGCGGAGGCCGAGGCCGGTGCCAGCCCCGAGGCGCGGATGGCCATGGCGGCCTGGGAGGCCGCGCTGCTGCCGCTGGACCTGCTGCAGTGCGCGAGCGGACGGGAGCTCGCCGAGGCCGGCTTCGAGGCCGACGTCGAGATCGCGGCGCAGCACGACGCCAGCGAGGTCGTGCCCGTGCTGGTCGGCGAGTCGTTCCGCGACGCCACCGAGCTGGACCCGCCCACCCCGCGCCTGCGCCGGATCTAGCCTCAGACGGCGCCTTCCCGTCACGGAGGGCCGCACGTCGGGAGGGTGTCGACCGTCGGTGGGGAGCCCTAGTGTGACGGTGACCACACTCGGGTGGTCACCTGTCTCGGAGGTCCTCGATGAAGCGCACGTCCTCCCGGCTCGCGGTGCTCGGTGCCGCACTCGCCGGTCTGCTCACCCCGCTCCTGGCCACACCCGCCCAAGCGGCGGCCCCCGTCTACGTCGCCCTCGGCGACTCCTACGCCTCGGGCACCGGCACCCGGTCCTACATCGGCGACGGCACCACCTGCCAGCGCTCCACCCGCGCCTACCCGAGCCTGATCGCCGCGGCCCGCGGCTACGCGCTCAACTTCCGTGCCTGCTCGGGCGCCCGGATCGCGGACGTCACCGCGACCCAGCTCAGCGCGCTCACCCCGGCGACGACCTACGTCACGATCTCCGTCGGCGGCAACGACGCGGGCTTCGCCGACGTGCTGACCACCTGCGCGCTGCCCGGCTGGATGAGCAACTGCACCGGTGCCATCAACACCGCGCAGTCCTACATCAGCTCCACGCTCCCGACGCAGCTCGCCGGCCTCTACGCCGACATCCGCGGCCGGGCGCCCGCCGCCAAGGTCGTCGTGGTCGGCTACCCCCGCGTGTTCATGGGGGAGGACTGCAACGCCTTCACGTGGTTCTCGCCCACCGAGCAGGCGCGGCTCAACCAGACCGCCGACCTGCTCAACAGCAGGACGGCGGCGGCCGCGGCCGCCAGTGGCTTCTCCTTCGCCGACCCGACCGTTGCCTTCACCGGGCACGCGGTCTGCGACGACCCGGAATACCTCAACGGTCTCTCCAGCCCGGTCACGGAGAGCTACCACCCCAACACGCTCGGGCACTCCGCCGGCTACACGCCCGTGGTCAGCTCCGTCGTCGGCCCGGCGCTCGCCGTGACCGGCCGGGTGCGCGCGGCGTCCGACGCCTCCGCCGCCGACCAGGCCGCCCTCCAGCGTCAGTACGCCGCCGCGGACCGTCGCATCGAGCCCGAGCGCTTCGTCCGTCCCGACCTCACCACCCCGGAGGCCCGTCGGGCCGCGCGCCGGGCCGGCATCGACCTCGACCGGTTCCTCGCTCGCAGCAGGGGTCGCTGACCCCGGCGGCACCCGCCTGTGGATGCGGCCCGCACGTCGTCGGTGCCGGTTGGTAGACAGGGGGCATGACCACCGCCCCTGCCGTCACCGACGACGTACGCCGCACCGCCCGCGAGGACGCCGAGCGCCACCTGCGTGCCCTGGTGGGCCGAGACGACGCGGTGCTCCGCGAGGACCAGTGGGACGCCATCGAGGCCCTCGCCGTCGACCGCCGTCGCGCGCTGGTCGTGCAGCGCACCGGCTGGGGCAAGTCGGCGGTCTACTTCGTGGCCACCAAGCTGCTGCGCCAGGGCGGCGCCGGCCCGACGGTCATCGTGAGCCCGCTCCTGGCGCTGATGCGCAACCAGATCGCCGCCGCCGAGCGCGCCGGCATCCGGGCGGTCACCATCAACTCGACCAACATCGACCAGTGGCAGCCGATCAACGACCAGATCAACGCCGGCGACGTCGACGTCCTGCTCGTCAGCCCGGAGCGGCTCAACAATCCCGGCTTCCGCGACGAGGTGCTGCCGCGCCTCGCCGCCACCTGCGGCCTGCTGGTGGTCGACGAGGCCCACTGCATCTCCGACTGGGGCCACGACTTCCGCCCCGACTACCGCCGCTTGCGCACGCTCCTGGCCGAGCTGCCGTCGGGCATCCCGGTGCTCGCCACGACCGCGACCGCCAACGCCCGCGTCACCGACGACGTCGCCGAGCAGCTGGGGGTGCACGCCGACGGCGTGGGTGACTCCGACGCCAGCGTGCTGGTCCAGCGCGGCACCCTCGACCGCGAGTCGCTGCGCCTCGGCGTCGTACGCCTCTCGGCGCCGCAGCAGCGCCTCGCCTGGCTCGCCGACCACCTCGCGGAGCAGCCCGGCTCCGGCATCGTCTACTGCCTCACCGTCGCCGCGACGCAGGAGGTCGCGGGCTACCTCCGCGACCGTGGCCTCGAGGTCGCGGCCTACTCCGGTCAGACCGAGGCCGACGAGCGGCACGCCCTCGAGCAGGCGCTGGTCGAGGGCCGGGTCAAGGCGCTCGTCGCGACCAGCGCCCTGGGCATGGGCTTCGACGCCAGCCTCGGCTTCGTGGTCAACCTCGGCGCACCGGCGTCGCCGGTGGCCTACTACCAGCAGGTCGGCCGAGCCGGTCGCGGCACCGACGAGGCGACTGTCGTCCTGCTGCCGCAGGTGGAGGACCGCGACATCTGGGCCTACTTCGCCTCCCTCGGCTTCCCCCGCGAGGAGCAGGTGCGCGAGACGCTGGCCGCCCTCGCCGAGTCCGACCGCCCGCTGTCGACGGCCACCATCGAGACCCGCGTCGAGCTCGGCCGCAACCGGCTCGAGTCGATGCTCAAGGTGCTCGACGTCGACGGGGCCGTGCAGCGCGTGCAGGGCGGCTGGGTGGCGACCGGCAGGCCCTGGGCCTACGACGCCGAGCGCTACGCCCGGGTGGCCGAGGCCCGCGAGCGCGAGCAGCAGGCGATGCTCGGCTACCTCTCGACCACCGAGTGCCGCATGCGCTACCTCCGCGAGCAGCTCGACGACCCCGACGCCGCCGACTGCGGGCGATGCGACAACTGCGGGGGCCTGTCCCTCTCGACCGAGGTCAGCGAGGCGGCCGTCGCCGAGGCGGACGCCCGCCTCGCGCGACCCGGGGTCGTCGTCGAGCCGCGGCGCATGTGGCCGACCGCCCTCGCCAACCTCGGCCTCGACCTCAAGGGCAAGATCGCCGCGGGTGCCGAGCCCGGCAGGGCCGTCGCCCGGCTGACCGACCTCGGTCACGGCCAGGCCCTCCGGGCGCTCTTCCGCGAGGACACCCCCGACGGGCCCGTGCCGCCGGGCCTCGCGCAGGCCGTCATGGACGTGATGAAGGACTGGTCGCCCGAGTGGCGCTCGCGCCCCGACGCGATCGTCGTCGTCGAGTCCGCGACCCGCCCCACGCTCACCCGCGACCTCGCCGACGGCCTCGCGCGCGTCATGCAGATCCCGGTCGTCGGCACGTGGGCGATCCGCGACGGCTCCGTCCCGCCGAGGGCAGGCCAGTCCAACTCCGCCCAGCGCGTGGCAGCCGTACGCCGTCGCGGCGGCCTCGACGCCCAGGTGCCGCCGGGCGCCACCGTGCTGCTCGTCGACGACCAGGTCGCCAGCGGGTGGACGCTGACGGTCGCCGCTGCCGCGATCCGCGACGCCGGCGCCGCCGCCGTGCTGCCGCTCGTCCTGGCGACGCAGGGCTGACCGCCGGGCGCTGGTCGGCTCCGCGGCGCGCGGGAGGGTCGTCGTACCAGGCTTCCGCCTGCTGCGTCATGCGCAGGAGCGGCGGCCGGGCAGCAGGGGGGCGGGAGCGGCACGACCCCGCCCCACGTACGACGACGGCCCGCCCCCCGGAAGGAGGACGGGCCGGTCGTACGACGGGTGGTGCCGGTGGCTCAGTGACCCATCATCGCGGTCGGGTCGACGGGCGCGACCTTCTTGCGGGGCAGGAAGGCGGCCGGGATGAGGCAGCACGCGACCAGGACCGTGGCGACGATGAAGACCGTCGCGAACGCGTCGGCCATGTCGGTCGGCACCTGGGCGAGCACGGCGTCGAGCTGGCCGGGCGTGAGCCCGAACTGCTCCAGCACCGCGGCGACCGCGGTCTGGTCCTCACCCGCCTCACGCACCGCGCCGGCGACGGCGACGGACTCCTTGCCTTTGAGCTCGTTGGTGAGGATCACCGAGAAGAGCGCGGTGCCCATCGAGGCGGCGACCTGCTGGGTGATGTTGAGCAGCGTCGAGCCGCGGGCCACGTTGTGCGCGGTCAGCGTCGCGAGCGCGGCGGTCATGATCGGCATCATCGTGCCGCCCATGCCGAGGCCCATGATGAAGAGGGCGCCGAGGATGAAGGTGTAGGACGTGTCGGCGCTGATCTGGGTGAACATCGCCATGCCGATGGTGATCACGGTGATGCCGGTCATCACGATCTTCCCGGGGCCGATCTTGTCGGCCAGGATGCCGGCGATCGGCATGGTGATCATCGCGCCGATGCCCTGCGGGGCGAGCAGCAGACCGGCGCCGAGGGCGTCCTCGCCGCGGACCTGGATGAAGTAGAGCGGGAAGAGCAGCGAGGCGCCGAAGAAGGCGATCGCGAACAGCATCATCGCCAGCACCGCGACCGTCATGTTGCGGTTCTTGAACAGGCGCAGCTCGACGAGCGGGTGGATGTTGCGGCGGTTGAGCGCCCACGGGACGAACGCGGCGATGAGCAGGATGCCGAGGACCATCGGGACGAGCACCCGGGCGGCCATGGCGGTGCCCTCCTCC
This genomic stretch from Nocardioides renjunii harbors:
- a CDS encoding M13 family metallopeptidase yields the protein MTILDAAREGMNPDIRPQDDLFGHVNGHWLDETEIPSDKSSWGAFIALADAAEEHVRDIITELADRPADGLDEDERKIGDLFASFMDTETIAAKGLDPVRGLLDRAHRISDLTDLAAFFGMFERIGGGGLFGSYITPDRVDASRNIVYLAQGGLGLPDESYYRDDKFADIRAKYVDYLTTLLTLSEHPDPSTAAAAVLAYETRLAEGHWEAAETRDVQKTTNHKSLDELRELCPAFDWVTYVTGLGGTEETLRTSIVMQPDFFSHLSTVLEETPIETWRDIVHVRVVRSSAAYLPDEFVQANFDFYGRTLNGTPELRARWKRGVDFVEGAIGEAVGRVYVERHFPPRSKQMMDELVANLVTAYRRSIEALDWMGEDTKQKAYDKLDRFYPKIGYPTEFRDYSALVISADDLLGNVASASAFETDRQLEKVGQPVDRDEWLMLPQTVNAYYHPGTNEICFPAAILQPPFFSPDAEEAENYGGIGAVIGHEIGHGFDDQGAQYDGDGNLHDWWTADDKSAFEAKSQALIAQYDAFEPRNLPGEHVNGSLTVGENIGDLGGLTIAHKAFMISRGGEASVEDRRTLFLNWAHVWRTKRRKEQELQYLTIDPHSPAEFRANIVRNLDEYHEVFETQPGDGLWLEPEGRVRIW
- a CDS encoding RecQ family ATP-dependent DNA helicase, producing the protein MTTAPAVTDDVRRTAREDAERHLRALVGRDDAVLREDQWDAIEALAVDRRRALVVQRTGWGKSAVYFVATKLLRQGGAGPTVIVSPLLALMRNQIAAAERAGIRAVTINSTNIDQWQPINDQINAGDVDVLLVSPERLNNPGFRDEVLPRLAATCGLLVVDEAHCISDWGHDFRPDYRRLRTLLAELPSGIPVLATTATANARVTDDVAEQLGVHADGVGDSDASVLVQRGTLDRESLRLGVVRLSAPQQRLAWLADHLAEQPGSGIVYCLTVAATQEVAGYLRDRGLEVAAYSGQTEADERHALEQALVEGRVKALVATSALGMGFDASLGFVVNLGAPASPVAYYQQVGRAGRGTDEATVVLLPQVEDRDIWAYFASLGFPREEQVRETLAALAESDRPLSTATIETRVELGRNRLESMLKVLDVDGAVQRVQGGWVATGRPWAYDAERYARVAEAREREQQAMLGYLSTTECRMRYLREQLDDPDAADCGRCDNCGGLSLSTEVSEAAVAEADARLARPGVVVEPRRMWPTALANLGLDLKGKIAAGAEPGRAVARLTDLGHGQALRALFREDTPDGPVPPGLAQAVMDVMKDWSPEWRSRPDAIVVVESATRPTLTRDLADGLARVMQIPVVGTWAIRDGSVPPRAGQSNSAQRVAAVRRRGGLDAQVPPGATVLLVDDQVASGWTLTVAAAAIRDAGAAAVLPLVLATQG
- a CDS encoding NADPH:quinone oxidoreductase family protein gives rise to the protein MRAVQVVTPTGPADVEVREVDAPVPGHGDVLVEVHSVGVAFPDLLLSRGEYQLKPEPPFTLGVDFAGVVLDPGSPESSGFTVGQRVAGVNLHGGAAEQVANPAIFTFALPDELSYDEGAALPMNYLTALFALEERGGLRSRETVLVHGAAGGVGTATLQVAKGLGARTIAVVSTEEKADFARAAGADETIVGPDFKDAVKELTGGKGVDVVLDVVGGAAFTDSLRCLAEQGRVLVVGFAAGQGIPEVKVNRLLLGNTDVRGVGWGAYAMTRPGYMQRQWHRLAPMIEAGTVRPPIGATYELADFGRALVDMDERRTLGKSVVRVR
- a CDS encoding 2-phosphosulfolactate phosphatase; protein product: MTLPGHDQSSYRLRLEWGPTGAEAVPADYAVVVDVLSFTTTLNVAVERGIEVFPFRWRDSRAAEHAVRHGATLAVGRFEALSRGDARHVSLSPASLSEVEGVQRLVLPSPNGSSIAFALAASGAQVVGACLRNAGAVARWLAPKVSDGASVVVVPAGERWYDDTLRPAVEDLWGAGAVLAALDAEAEAGASPEARMAMAAWEAALLPLDLLQCASGRELAEAGFEADVEIAAQHDASEVVPVLVGESFRDATELDPPTPRLRRI
- a CDS encoding DHA2 family efflux MFS transporter permease subunit encodes the protein MVAGVVVLGAIMSILDITVVSVALETFQREFDATAAEVAWTMTGYTLALASVIPLTGWAADRFGTKRLYLLAVLLFTAGSVLCATATSLELLVLYRVLQGLGGGMLMPLGMTILTRAAGPERVGRVMAVLGIPMLLGPIFGPILGGALIDSASWHWIFLINLPIGIAAIVYAWIVLPKDSVEPSETFDWLGMLLLSPGLAAFLYGISSIPEEGTAMAARVLVPMVLGILLIAAFVPWALNRRNIHPLVELRLFKNRNMTVAVLAMMLFAIAFFGASLLFPLYFIQVRGEDALGAGLLLAPQGIGAMITMPIAGILADKIGPGKIVMTGITVITIGMAMFTQISADTSYTFILGALFIMGLGMGGTMMPIMTAALATLTAHNVARGSTLLNITQQVAASMGTALFSVILTNELKGKESVAVAGAVREAGEDQTAVAAVLEQFGLTPGQLDAVLAQVPTDMADAFATVFIVATVLVACCLIPAAFLPRKKVAPVDPTAMMGH
- a CDS encoding SGNH/GDSL hydrolase family protein, with product MKRTSSRLAVLGAALAGLLTPLLATPAQAAAPVYVALGDSYASGTGTRSYIGDGTTCQRSTRAYPSLIAAARGYALNFRACSGARIADVTATQLSALTPATTYVTISVGGNDAGFADVLTTCALPGWMSNCTGAINTAQSYISSTLPTQLAGLYADIRGRAPAAKVVVVGYPRVFMGEDCNAFTWFSPTEQARLNQTADLLNSRTAAAAAASGFSFADPTVAFTGHAVCDDPEYLNGLSSPVTESYHPNTLGHSAGYTPVVSSVVGPALAVTGRVRAASDASAADQAALQRQYAAADRRIEPERFVRPDLTTPEARRAARRAGIDLDRFLARSRGR